In Spirosoma sp. KUDC1026, the sequence ATCGATCAGGTTACTGCCGTTACGCAGGAAACCCGTTGCTTTTACGGTAACCCCCGAAGCAGGCATCCAGTCGGCGCCAAGTTCGGCGTTCAGCGCCCGCTCGGCCTGTAGATTTGGTAGCCCAATGTTCCGACCCGCCGACAGGGGGCCGGGCAGGTTGTTGGACGTGTACCGTTCTGTAAAATCGGCCGCCCGGATACTTTTCCCCACCGAGCCACGTACCACCAGCTGCGCCAGCGGAGAGTAACTCAGGTTCAACTGCGGTACCAGCTCCCGCCCGAACGACTGATCCCAGTCGAAGCGCAGACTTCCCGTGGCCGTCAGCCCAAAGCTGGTTTGCGTTGTCAGGATACCAAAGGCGCCCCAGTGCCAGGTGGTATGGTCGCCCCGGTCGTTAGACTGGATTTGCCGGTTATCATACTGGCCACCCACGCTCGCTTTCCAGCGGTCGCTCAGCTGCATAAAATGGTTTAACTGCGCCAGCGAGAACTGCATCCGGTGGTTACTCGGTACGAACGTCGGGCTGGGGTTAAACACGTAGCGATCCGTAGAGTAGATATGCGTAAACTGCAATTCGGTCTGCTGTTTGGCACTTTCCTGAATTCGCAGTTGGCCCTGGTATAGATTCCGTAGCGTTGTCTCACGCGCCAGATCGGCCGTGCTCGTTGTGTAGAACCACTGCGCGTTGAAATCCCGCCGATCGAACGCAGCCCGGGCCGCCAGGCTGATTTTTGGTGTAAAGCTGTAGCTTCCCGACAGCGAGTACGTTTTTAAGTCGACGTCGTTCCGCTGCGTGCTGGGCGCGGCCAGTGCCTGACCGGGCGTTGTATTGATCAATACGCCCCCCCCTACGCGCAGTTTTTCGGTTTGCCGGAAGCCCCCCGCGTTAACGTTCCAGAGATTCCACTGCCCCCGCTGCACGGTGGCCTGTCCTTCCGTAGTCTTTGTTTGCTGCGCCCGGGCGGCAAACGTTTTCGTGACGATATTAATCACACCGCCCACGGCATCGGGGCCATACACGGCAGAGCCAGCGCCCCGTACAATTTCGATCTGCTCGATCTCGGCCGGTGTAATGGGGAAATAACCCGCGAAATGGCCCGTCAACGGGTCGTTGATTCGCATACCATCAATCAGAATCAAAACCTGGTTGAACGTACTGCCCCGCAGAGTAATATCGGCCTGAGCGCCGAAGCTCCCCCGGCTCTGTACGTCAATCGACGGCAGCACCCGTAACAGATCGTCCAGCGAATTGACCGGGAAGCGGCTGATCTCCCGGCCGGGCAGGATCGTTACGTTACGTCCCAGCTCGGCGGCTGTTTGCTGCAGTCGGGAAGCCGTTACGTAAACGGGAGCCAGATTTTTTGTCGTGTCGGTATTTGTTGTCGACTGAGCCTGGATCATTGCGGGAAAGAACCCCGTTAGCATCAGCGTAAAAAATCGAATCATGTAGGTCGGGTATAAGTACCCATTGGTAAAACGCCCGCAAAAATGAATGAAAAACCCCGATGATTCGCTCGCTGGTCAAAAAGAAAGTAGAATGGCTAGGATGTTCTGAAGGTTGCTTTAGTACTTTTTTAACCGCAAAACGAAATTAAAGCCTTGATTAGTGGTGAAATTTCGTTAAAATATAAGAACTTTCCGGAAAAAACTACGATTCCGTTTCGGCAGGTTTATAGGGCGTTTCTTTCTTTTCGGTTTGTACTCTTTCTGTTGTCAGTGGTCTCTTCCAACCTGCGTAGCTAGTAAGTAATCCACAGCGAAAAACGCCTTTTCTACCAATAATCCTTTACTTCATTTTCATTTTATGCAACACAAACCCTGGTACTGCCTGCTGTTTCTCCTTGCCTGTGCATTCAGGACAGCGGCACAAACCGACGAATTACCTTACTCCACCATACCGTTGCAGACCATGCAGGGCTTTCTGGCCACCGGCTCCAACTGGCAGCTGGCGGGAGACGTTTATTACGATGTGAACAAAGCGGGCAAACCCAGCCTTGGCAAAGGCACGGGTATTCTGGTCAACCTCCCAACAGCCAAAGCCAACGACCCGATCAGCACCAGCCTGCAGCACGGCGATCTGGCTCTCGAAATAGACGTCATGCTGGAGAAAGACGCCAAAGCCTTACTGCTGCTTCAGGGTCGGTACGGTCTTCAGCTGGTCGATAGCTGGGGCACCAAAACGCCGACGGTTAGTGACGGTGGCGCTATTGAAGAACGCTGGAACGAGCAGGGTACTGCTGGTCAACAGGGCTACGAGGGCCACGCGCCCGCTCAGAACGTAAACCGGGCACCGGGTCTGTGGCAGCATTACAGCATCGTGTTCCGGGCGCCCCGCTTCGACGCGCAGGGCCGCAAAACGGCCAATGCCCGGTTCGTGAGCGTCAAACTGAACGGTGTTACTATTCACGAAAACATTGAACTGACCGGCCCGACTCATTCGGCTGTCGCGCAGGACGAGAAAGCAACGGCTCCACTCGTCATCAAAGGGCAGCAGGGATCGCTGGCGGTACGTGACATCCGCTATAAAGCATACGGTACCGAACCCGTTACGTTGTCGAACCTCAAACTGCAAACCTACGAAGGTAACTTCCGATCGTTTGCCGATCTAAATGCGCAGACTCCACGCCGGGAAATGGTGATCGATCTGCTGGCGCACCGGGGTACCGGCAGCCTGGATAAATTCGGAGGGAAAATCACCGGAACCATTCACTTACCGACGTCGGGAACGTATCTCCTCAAACTGAACCTGAGCTGGATTCCTGCCGAAACGAATCCTGAACGCCCCAACGGCGCGGGTATGCTCACCATCGACGGCAAGAAATTACTCGATATTACAGGAAAGAACGGCGGTACCGCTGTCCTGACGACACAACTACAGGCTGGTGATTATCCCGTTGAGCTGACGTATTATAAAACCTATAAGTTATGGTACGCCAAAGGCGATGACATCAGCCTGTCGGTCGAAGGACCGGGCGTTCAGTACACGACGCTTAACGAAGTAATCCGGGCCGAGGAACCCGTGGGACAGATTCGCCTGCGCGCCGACAATGAAACCACCATGCAGCGGGGTTTTATGAACCATAACGGCAAGAAGCATACCCATACGATCGCTGTGGGCGAACCCGGCCGGGCGAGTTACAGTCTCGACCTGCAAAAAGGTGAACTATTAGCTATCTGGCGGGGTGATTTCCTGGAAACGACACCCATGTGGCATGGTCGGGGTGAAACGCAGCTGGCCGTACCGCGGGGCAGCGTGATCGAGTTACCCGGCAAACCGTCGCTGGCGGTGCTGGCGAACGAGCAGGCAGCCTGGCCCGACTCCAACGCAACCTATAATAACATGGGTTATGATATCGACAAAGCTGGTCGGCCGGTCTTCAAGTCAATGCTGGGTACGGCTTCCGTCCGCGAGTCGATCACAACGGCCGACGAAGGACGGAAATTAACCCATACGTTTACAGTAACGCCGGGCGTCGCCACGCCGGGCACAGACTCTCCTAACGAAATCTGGTGCCGGGTGGCCGCGGGTAACGACATTACCCAGCTGCCCAACGGCCTTTACGCCGTCAATGGCAAACAGTATTTTGTCGAGCTGGCAGATAAAGAAAAACCCGTTATCCGAACCACGGCCACAAACACAAAAGAGCTGCTGCTCCCCGTCAGCGCTAAAAAAGGCAATGTTGTCTCCTATTCCTTTATCTGGTAGGCCCTACCCCATTCGTCGATTCATGAACAAGCCATTTTTTCCCATACAGTCACTGCTAAAAACGGCGCTGCTGACGGCGGGGATTACCTGCACCAGTGGACTGCTTTTTGGTCAGATTCAGTCGAAAGACGGGTTGCCCGTTAGTTCGAGCAGCAAACAGCCGGCCCCTCAGCCAAAAGGGCTGGCCAAAGTCCAGGCGGATCCCGAGAAAGAAGATGATTTTTATAAACTGATTTCGCTGCCCGTTCCGGAAGATATTATTCTGGAGGTAGGCGGGATGGTTACCCTGCCCGACGGTAACCTGGCAATTTGTACCCGGCGGGGCGAAGTCTGGATGGTATCGAACCCGTACATTGCGGGCTCAGCCCAGCCTACCTACAAACGTTTTGCCTACGGCCTGCACGAACCGCTGGGTCTGACGTATCGCGACGGGGCCATCTACGTAACACAACGTAGCGAGATCACCCGCCTGCGCGATACCGACGGCGACGGTAAGGCTGATTCGTACGACAAGGTTTATTCCTGGCCACTGTCGGGTAACTACCACGAGTATTCCTACGGTCCTACGTTTCTTCCCAACGGCAACATGCTCATTACGCTCAATGTGGGCTGGAGCAATAGTTTAGGGCATGGCGTAAGTCTGGCTCCCTGGCGAGGCTGGACCATCGAAGTTGACCCACAGGGAAAAATGACGCCTTTTGCGGCTGGTATGCGCTCACCGGCGGGTTACGGCATGAACGCAGCCGGTGATTATTTCTACACCGAAAACCAAGGTGACTGGGTTGGTTCGGGCCGGATCTCGCAGGTGGAGAAAGGCGATTTTCTGGGCAATGCCGAGAGTCTGCGCTGGACGGACCTGCCGGGTTCTCCGCTGAAAATTAAACCGCAGGATGTCCCCAACACCGGCGAACCGCTCTATGACGTAGCGAAAAACTTTAAAGCGCTGAAAGCGCCCGCCGTCTGGCTGCCCCACGGTATTCTGGGCATCTCGACCTCGGGGCTGCTGACGGACAATACGAACGGGAAGTTTGGCCCGTTTGACAACCAGCTTTTTGTGGGCGATCAGGGTCAGAGTATCCTGTCCCGCGTCGATCTGGAAAAAGTAAAAGGCGCCTACCAGGGCGTGGTTTTTCCCTTCCGGGAAGGTTTCTCATCGGGGGTACTACGCCTGGTCTGGGGACATGATGCCTCCATGTTTGTAGGCATGACCAGCCGAGGCTGGTCGTCGACGGGTAAGGAGCTCTTCAGTCTGCAACGGGTGGTCTGGACGGGCAAGATGCCGTTCGAAATGCGAACCATTCACGCTATGCCCGACGGTTTTGAGATTGAGTTCACCGAACCCGTCGACCAGGATCTAGCAGCTAATCCGGAGACGTACAAAGTGACTGGTTTTTCGTATAAGTACCACTCAACCTACGGCAGTCCGGTGATCAACCGCGCCAACTGTCCCATCAAGGGTGTTGTTGTGTCGAAAGATGGTCTGAAAGCCCGGCTCGTTG encodes:
- a CDS encoding plastocyanin/azurin family copper-binding protein, with the protein product MNKPFFPIQSLLKTALLTAGITCTSGLLFGQIQSKDGLPVSSSSKQPAPQPKGLAKVQADPEKEDDFYKLISLPVPEDIILEVGGMVTLPDGNLAICTRRGEVWMVSNPYIAGSAQPTYKRFAYGLHEPLGLTYRDGAIYVTQRSEITRLRDTDGDGKADSYDKVYSWPLSGNYHEYSYGPTFLPNGNMLITLNVGWSNSLGHGVSLAPWRGWTIEVDPQGKMTPFAAGMRSPAGYGMNAAGDYFYTENQGDWVGSGRISQVEKGDFLGNAESLRWTDLPGSPLKIKPQDVPNTGEPLYDVAKNFKALKAPAVWLPHGILGISTSGLLTDNTNGKFGPFDNQLFVGDQGQSILSRVDLEKVKGAYQGVVFPFREGFSSGVLRLVWGHDASMFVGMTSRGWSSTGKELFSLQRVVWTGKMPFEMRTIHAMPDGFEIEFTEPVDQDLAANPETYKVTGFSYKYHSTYGSPVINRANCPIKGVVVSKDGLKARLVVDSLRLGYIHEIKTDGLRSDKGRALLHAVGYYTLNNLPDGEKLNIAQAAPKHDHSAMAMNTSKPAATTTKGKTTAKPAAASRTAVNAGPKRVTEMPAGWGEPDFTINMGTKPGLKFSVEQFQVKAGSKVRVVFNNEDDMLHNFVVVQPGSAIQVGELAMKLGLEGQERNYIPTTDKVLHHTNLLQPNTSESIYFVAPDKPGDYTYECSVPGHFYVMQGTMKVTK
- a CDS encoding TonB-dependent receptor plug domain-containing protein; amino-acid sequence: MIRFFTLMLTGFFPAMIQAQSTTNTDTTKNLAPVYVTASRLQQTAAELGRNVTILPGREISRFPVNSLDDLLRVLPSIDVQSRGSFGAQADITLRGSTFNQVLILIDGMRINDPLTGHFAGYFPITPAEIEQIEIVRGAGSAVYGPDAVGGVINIVTKTFAARAQQTKTTEGQATVQRGQWNLWNVNAGGFRQTEKLRVGGGVLINTTPGQALAAPSTQRNDVDLKTYSLSGSYSFTPKISLAARAAFDRRDFNAQWFYTTSTADLARETTLRNLYQGQLRIQESAKQQTELQFTHIYSTDRYVFNPSPTFVPSNHRMQFSLAQLNHFMQLSDRWKASVGGQYDNRQIQSNDRGDHTTWHWGAFGILTTQTSFGLTATGSLRFDWDQSFGRELVPQLNLSYSPLAQLVVRGSVGKSIRAADFTERYTSNNLPGPLSAGRNIGLPNLQAERALNAELGADWMPASGVTVKATGFLRNGSNLIDYVSVSGADVIRQTGLTNVAADRMYRLAQNLFSVQTRGIEVELWIKKQLSDKSTIDFIGGYTLLNTASPVVSQYLASFARHQVNSSLVLTAGRFNLGLTGQYKVRNQAAVEAINRQLTANYKVFNARAEFAVLANVYVTAQVQNLFNEQYADILGAQMPGRWAMGGLRWQFRKN
- a CDS encoding family 16 glycoside hydrolase, with product MQHKPWYCLLFLLACAFRTAAQTDELPYSTIPLQTMQGFLATGSNWQLAGDVYYDVNKAGKPSLGKGTGILVNLPTAKANDPISTSLQHGDLALEIDVMLEKDAKALLLLQGRYGLQLVDSWGTKTPTVSDGGAIEERWNEQGTAGQQGYEGHAPAQNVNRAPGLWQHYSIVFRAPRFDAQGRKTANARFVSVKLNGVTIHENIELTGPTHSAVAQDEKATAPLVIKGQQGSLAVRDIRYKAYGTEPVTLSNLKLQTYEGNFRSFADLNAQTPRREMVIDLLAHRGTGSLDKFGGKITGTIHLPTSGTYLLKLNLSWIPAETNPERPNGAGMLTIDGKKLLDITGKNGGTAVLTTQLQAGDYPVELTYYKTYKLWYAKGDDISLSVEGPGVQYTTLNEVIRAEEPVGQIRLRADNETTMQRGFMNHNGKKHTHTIAVGEPGRASYSLDLQKGELLAIWRGDFLETTPMWHGRGETQLAVPRGSVIELPGKPSLAVLANEQAAWPDSNATYNNMGYDIDKAGRPVFKSMLGTASVRESITTADEGRKLTHTFTVTPGVATPGTDSPNEIWCRVAAGNDITQLPNGLYAVNGKQYFVELADKEKPVIRTTATNTKELLLPVSAKKGNVVSYSFIW